In the genome of Streptomyces violaceoruber, the window TGGAACCGACCGATGTCGAGGGGACCTATGTGCAGCGCGGGTTCCTGCCCCGCTGGCTGGCGACGTTCCTGGGCATCGCGCTGGCGCTGGCCATCGCCTTCGTGATGATCTGGATCGCCTACAAGCCGCAGGTCCGCACCAGTGCCACCGAGCAGACCGAGCAGGCGGGCGCCGCGCTCGCGCCCAGTCCCAGCGCGACCCCGGAGCTGCTGCCCAGCACCGCCGGGTCCGCGCCCGCCGAGCAGCCGCAGGCGCAGCAGCCGCCCACCCGGGAGCCGGAGGACGAGGGCGGAGCCGGTGGCGAAGCGGCGCCGGCTCCCGAGAAGCGCGAGCAGCCCGAGAAGGAGACGTCGGGCGGGGGCGGCGGCGACGAGAAGCCGGACGTCGAGGCGCCGGAGCCCGTCGCCCCGGGCACGACCATCTACGGCCACGCCTCGAACCGCTGCATCGAGGTGGCGGGCCACAAGTGGCGGGACGGTGCGCCGCTGCAGATCGCGGACTGCACTGGAAAGAACTGGCAGAAGTGGGACTTCCGGCCCGACGGCACGATCCGCTCGCTGGGCCTGTGCATGGACGCGACCTGGGGCGGCACGGCCAACGGCACGGTGGTCCAGGTGGCGGTGTGCAGCGGCAACCCGGCACAGCAGTTCATCCTGGCCGGCCCCCGAGACCTGGTCAACGTGCAGGCCAACAAGTGCGTGGACGTCGTCGACGAGAAGACGGGCAACGGCGCCAGGCTCCAGCTCTGGGAGTGCAGCGGCCGCGACAACCAGAAGTGGAGCACGCGCTGACGGACCCGGGGAGGGCGGCGGGTCAGCGCTCCGCCGCGGAGACCAGGGACGCCCACTCGACGGTGCGGTCGCACCAGCGGTCCAGGAGGACCCGGTCGTGGCCGACGGCCAGCAGGCCCGCGCCGGTGGCGGCCCGGTAGTCCTCCACGACCCGCACCAGGGCGGCCGTGGTCGAGGCGTCGAGCATCGCCGTCATCTCGTCGCACACCAGCCAGCGGGGGCGCAGCACCAGGGCGCGGGCCAGGCAGGCGCGCTGCAACTGGCCGTCGCTGACCTCGTGCGGGCGCCGGGTCAGCAGGTCGGCGGTCAGGCCCACGGTCGCGGACAGTTCCGCGACACGGTCGGCGGCGCCCTCCCGGCGGCCGGTGGCGCGCAGCGGCTCGGCGATCAGGTCGGCCAGCCGCAGCCGGGGGTCCGCGGAGAGCCGGGCCTGCTGGAAGACGACGCCGAAGGCGGTGCGCTGTTCCCGTGGTGCGCGGTGCCGCCAGTGCCGTACGGGGGTGCCGTCGAGGTGCAGCGCTCCGGCGTCGGGCTGGTGCAGCAGGGCCGCGACGCGGGCGAGGGTGGACTTGCCGCAGCCGCTGGGGCCGAGCAGGCCGACCGCCTCCCCCGGCGCGACGGACAGGGAGACGTCCCGGAACACCGGAGCGTTCCTGGCGTATCCGGCGGTGACGGTGCGCAGTTCAAGCACGGTCGGCGGCCTCCGTGAGCGCGGCGTGCGGGTGGTGGCAGGCCACCGCGTGGCGCAGCGGGGGCAGGTCGGCACAGGCGTCGGTGGCCCGGTCGCAGCGGGCGGCGAAGGCGCAGCCGCCCGGCAGGGCGCCGAGTTCGGGCGGCAGGCCGGGGACGGGGGTGAAGGCACGGTCGGGCAGCGCGTCGAGCAGGCCGCGGCTGTAGGGGTGGCGTGGGCCGGGAGCGCCGAAGAAGGCGTCGGCGTCGGCGAGTTCGACGATCCGCCCGGCGTACATCACGGCGATGCGGTCGGCGATGCGTGCGGCGGCGGCCAGGTCGTGGGTGATCATCAGCAGGGCGCGACTCCCGGCGTCGCCCCGGGCGCCCTTGCCCTCGGCGTTGTCGACATGTCGCCGCAGTTCGTCGACGGTGCGGTCCACCAGGTCCCGGTCGAGGCCGGTGGTCGGTTCGTCGGCGAGCAGCAGCGGGGCGTCACCGACCAGGGCGAGGGCGGTGGCGGCGCGCTGGGCGAGGCCGCCGGAGAGTTCGTGCGGGTGGTGGTCGAGGTGGTCCGCGGGGAACGCGGCGCGCTCGGCGGCGGCCTCCGCGGCCTCGCGCAGGACCTTGCGTCCGCCGCGGACGCCGGTGAGTTCCGCGACCGTCTCCTCCAGCTGCGAGCGGACGGTGCGGACCGGGGTGAGGTGGGCGGCGGGGCTCTGCGGGACCAGGCCGATCAGCCGTCCCCGCACCGTGCGGGCGAGGGTCCGCTCGTCGGCGGCGAGCAGGTCCAGGTCGCCGAGGAGCGCGCGGCCCGCTGTCTGGGCGTTGCCGGGCAGCAGGCCGAGCAGGGCGGAGGCGAGGACGGACTTGCCGCAGCCGCTCTCGCCGATCAGGGCCAGGCACTCGCCGGGCGCCACGTCGAAGTGGGCGTCGGTGACGGCGGCGACCCGGCGCCCGCCCGGCATCAGGAACCGCACCGACAGTCCGCGCACCGACAGCACGGGGGCTCGCCCGGTCACAGCATCAGCTCCGATCGGCGGCGCGGGTTGATCCGCTCCCGCCAGGCGCCCGCGAGCCCGGCGACGGCGAGGGTGGGCACGATGATGAACAGGCCGGGGAAGAGGGTGGGCCACCACTGCCCGGCCAGCAGGGAACCCCGCGCCTCCTGGATCAGGTTGCCGAGGCTCGCGGTGTGGGTGGGCAGTCCGAGGCCCAGGAAGGACAGTGCCGACTCGTGCCACATGGCGTGCGGCACCATCAGTACGGCGGCCAGCGCGGCCTGGGGCAGCACGCCCGGCAGCAGGTGGCGTACGGCCACCCGCCACCGGGAGGCGCCGCCGGAGACGGCCGCGTCGATGTGGGGACGGGCACGCAGGGACAGCACCTCGGCGCGGACGATGCGCGCGGTGGACAGCCAGTGGGTGAGCGCGACGGAGGCCACCACCGGCCAGACGCCCGGCCGGAACATCGCGACGATGAAGATGCCCATCAGCAGGTGGGGCACGGAGGACAGGGCGTCCACGACCCGCATGACGCCCCGGTCGACCCAGCCGCCCAGCGCACCGGCGGTGGCGCCCACGGCGGTGCCGACGACCGTTGCGGTCAGCGCGGCGGCCACCCCGACGAGCAGGGAGACGCGCAGGCCGTACACGCAGCGCAGCAGCAGGTCGCGGCCGACGTCGTCGGTGCCGAAGGGGTGCGCCCAGCCGGGAGCCTGGAGCTTGGCGGCCAGGTCCACCGCCTGCTGGTCGAGCCGCACCAGCGGCGGCACGAGCAGCACCGCGAGCACGGTCACGGTCAGCAGCACGGCGGAGGTGCGCAGGCGCAGGGCGCGGTGGGAGCGGCGGTCGTCACCGCGGGAGCGCCAGGCGGGGGCGGCGCCCCGCGGCTTCCCGGCCGTGATCTCAGCCACGGACACCACCCCGCACGCACGCCGCACCCGACGGGACATCACATCTCACTGAGCTTCACCCTCGGGTCGAAGAGTCCGTAGAGCAGGTCGGCCAGCAGGTTGCCGGCGAGTACGGCGACGGTGGCGAGAACGGTCAGGGCGGCGAGTAGCGGGAAGTCGACGGCGGTGGCGGCCTCGACGGTGGCCGCGGCGATGCCCGGCCAGCTGAAGACGCTCTCCACCAGCAGGGCGCCGGTGATGAGTTCGGGAACGCGGGAGCCGATCAGGGTGAGTACGGGCAGCAGCCCCGAGCGCAGCGCGTGTCCGACCAGGACGGTGCCCTCCCCCAGTCCGCGGGCCCGGGCGCCGCGCACCGGGTCCTCCGCCAGTGCGTCGCCGACGCCCTGGCGCACGTAGAGGGTGAACCAGGGCAGTTGGGAGACGGCGAGCACACCGGCGGGCAGCACGATGTGGCCCGCGACCTGTCCCGGGGTGACCTGTTGGCTGGCGGTGTCGGTCAGACCGCCGGCGGGCAGCACGTCCCACTGGAGGGCGAACAGCCAGACGGCGAGCAGCGCGATCCAGAAGACCGGCGCCGCCTCCAGGGTGTACGCGAGGGAGGTGACCGCCCGGTCGAGCACCGAGCCCGGCCGGCGGGCGGCCAGCACGCCGAGGAGCACGCCGAGGCCGACGGCGACGGCGAAGGCGACGGCGCACAACAGCGCGGACCAGACGAGCCGTTCACCGATGACCTGCGTCACCGGCTGCCGCAGCACGCTGGAGTGGCCGAGGTCGCCGGTGAGTGCGGAGGTCAGCCAGTGCCACCAGCGGGCGACGAAGGACTCGTCCACCCCGAGGTTGTCGCGCAGCCGGTCCAGGGTCTCCTGGTCGGCGCCGAGCGCGGCGGTGCCGGCGTACGCCCTGACGGGGTCGAAGGGTGAGGCGGCGGCGAGCGCGAACGCGCCGAAGGTGACGACGAGGACCACGGGCACGGCGAACAGCGCCCGCCGGCCCGCCAGCCGTGCCATCGCGCCCCAGGGCGGCCGTCGGGCCGATCGGCTCACTTCTTCGGCCGCCAGTCCTCGATGTTCCACCAGGGCCCGCTGGCGAAGCCGTGCTCGTGCGGCTCCAGTTGGGTGGTCAGCCCGTCCCAGCGGTCGGCGAGGACGTAGAGGTGGTCGATGTGGGTGAGGAAGGTGTATCCCGGGTCCGCCACGAGCGCCTTCTGGATCTCCCGGTAGGCGGCGGCACGCACCTTCGGGTCCTGGCTGCGGCGCCCGGCGTCGAGCGCCTCGTCCACGGCCGGGTTGGCGTAGTGGGCCATGTTGTTGAAGCCGTCACCGGCGAGGGTGGAGTGCAGCAGGGTGTAGAGGCCGAAGTCGGGGTCGCCGACGCTGCCCAGGCCCGCGAGGACGGCGTCGGTCTTCATCCGCGGCTCGATGACCTCCCAGGTGGCGCCCTCGACCTTCACCTCGATGCCGGCCTTCTTGGCGTCGGAGGCGTAGGCGAGCACGTGGTCCTGGCGGACCTTGTCGCCGGAGGGGTAGTAGAGGGTGAAGGAGGCGCGCTGTCCGTCCCTGGCGCGGATGCCGCCGGAGCCGGGCTTCCACCCGGCCTCGTCCAGGATGCGCCCGGCCGCGGCGAGGTCGCGCGGGCGCTCGATGCCGCGCTCGTACCAGGGGTCGTCGACGGGCAGCGGCCCGTACGCCGGCCGGCCCGCGCCGTCGAGGATCTTGTCGACCATGGCCTGCCGGTCCACGGCGGCGTCCAGGGCCCTGCGGATCGCGCGGTCGCCGGTGACCTGGCCTGCGCTGGGCAGGGTGACCGCACGGAAGTCGTAGGACCTGGCCCGGTAGGTGCGCCTGCCGTCGTCCTTCTCGAAGGTGGCGGCGAGGTTGGGCGGCAGGACGGCGCCGTCGAGGTCGCCGGAGCGCAACCGGGTGGCGCGTACGTTGTCGTCGGCGATGACGGCCATGGTGAACGACTTCACCGCGGGCTTGTCGCCCCAGTAGTGCGGGTTGGCCCTGAAGCCGAGCTTCTCGCCCTTGCTCCAGTCGGTGAGCACGTACGGTCCGGTGCCGACCGGCTCGGTGTTGAAGTCGCCGGTGTTGGGGTCCTGCTTCCCGGCGACGTGCTCGGGGACGATGGGCAGGACGGTGCGGGCGGCGAAGGGCGCGTAAGGGTACTTGAGGGTGAAGACGACGGTGCCGTCCCCGCTCGCGCGGACGTTCTCGACGGCGTCGAGTTCGCTGCGGGCGGTGTTGTTGGTCTTCTCGTCGAGGACGGTGCGGTACGTGTAGACGACGTCCCCCGCCGTCAGCGGTTCGCCGTCGCTGAACTTCACGCCCTCGCGCAGGGTGAACGTGTACGTGCGGCCGTCGTCGGTGACCTTCGGCAGCGCGGCGGCGAGGGCGGGCTTCAGCTCCAGGTCGGTGTCGCGGGCGAGCAGCCCGTCGAAGATCTTGGAGTTTCCGTCCTTGCCGTAGCCGAGCAGCGGGCTGAGGGTGTCCGGTTCCGAGGCCACGCCGATGACGACGGATTCGGCCGCCTCGGTGCCGCCGTCCCCTCCGCCGCCCGTGGGCGCGGAGCAGGCGGTCGCACCGGCGGCGAACGCCACCGCGGCGGCGGCACTCCGTATCGGAAGGCTCCGGTCGGTCCGACGGGTCCAACGGGTCCGACGGGCTGTCATGTCTCCCCCACGCTTGTTGTCGATGCGCAGCTATTGCACATCACTCGCAATAAAGCGTCAAGCCAGGTGGGGAGGGTGCCGGCGCAGCGGGTCGGCCGTTACCGGACGGGGCGCCTGCGGTGCTCAGCCCAGCCGCGCCGCGAACGCCTCGTACGCCCGGGCGTCGAAGAGGACGAAGCGGACCTCGGTCACCGAGGTCCCGCTGGTCGCCACCGTCTCGACGGCGATGCGGGCCGCGTCGTCCATCGGCCAGCGGTAGACGCCGGTGGAGATGGCGGGGAAGGCAACCGTGCGGGCGCCCAACTCGTCGGCGGTGCGCAGGGATTCGCGGTAGCAGGAGGCGAGGAGGCCGGAGCGGTCCTCGGTGGCCGACCAGACCGGGCCGACCGTGTGGATCACCCAGCGCGCGTCCAGGTCGCCCGCGGTGGTGGCAACCGCACGGCCGGTGGGCAGGCCCTTGCCGAGGTGACCCGCGCGGAGCCTGCGGCACTCCGCCAGGATCGCGGGGCCGCCGCGCCGGTGGATGGCGCCGTCGACACCGCCTCCGCCGAGGAGCGAGGAGTTGGCGGCGTTGACGATCGCGTCGGCGCTCTGGCGGGTGATGTCGCCCTGGACGAGGGTGATGCCGGTCATGTCTGCCTCAGCCTGCGCCAGACGGCCTTCGCCGCGTTGTGGCCCGACATGCCGTGGACGCCGGGGCCGGGCGGGGTGGCCGACGAGCAGATGAACACGGCCGGGTGCGGGGTCGAGTACGGGAACAGGGAGATCTTGGGGCGCAGCAGCAGTTGGAGGCCGGAGACCGCGCCGGAGGAGATGTCGCCGCCGACGTAGTTGGCGTTGCGGGCGGCGAGTTCGGCCGGTCCGGCGGTGGCGCGGGCGAGGACGCGGTCGCGGAAGCCGGGGGCGAAGCGCTCCAGTTGGCGTTCCATGGCGTCGGTGAGGTCGCCGTTCCAGCCGTTGGGGACGTGGCCGTAGGCCCAGAAGACGTGCTTGCCGGCCGGGGCGCGGGTGGGGTCGGCGACGCTGGGCTGCACGGTGATCAGGAACGGCCGCTCGGGTGCGCGGTCCGTGCCGGAGGCGGCGTGCAGGGCCGCGCCGATCTCCGTGCTGTCGGCGCCGATCTGCACGGTGCCCGCGCTGCGCGGCTCCTCGGCCGTCCACGGGACGGGCCCGTCCAGCGCGTAGTCGATCTTGAAGACGCTGGGGCCGTAGCGGTAGTTCGCGTAGTGGCTGCCGAGGCCGGCGATGCGGGCCAGGGCGGTGGGCGAGGTGTCGAAGACGTACGCGCGCGCGGGCGGCAGGTCGTCGAGGCGTTTGACCTCGTAGTCGGTGTGGACGGCGCCGCCGAGGTCCTTGAGGTACGCGGTGAGGGCGTCGGAGATGGACTGGGAGCCGCCGCGGGCCACGGGCCAGCCGCGGGCGTGCGCGGCCAGGGCGAAGACCAGGCCTATGGCGCCGGTGGCGAAGCCGCCGAGCGGGGCCATGACGTGCGCGACGAGCCCGGCGAAGAGGGTCTTGGCCTTCTCGTCGCGGAAGCGGCGCATCAGCCAGGTCGACGGGGGCAGACCGACAAGACCGAACCGGGCCAGCGTGACCGGGTCGCGGGGCAGCGCCGTCAGCGGCAGGGACATGAAGTCCCGGGCCAGCGTGTCCCACCTGGGCAGGAAGCGCTCGACCAGCCTGCGGTACGGGCCGGCGTCGCGCGCTCCGAAGGAGGCGGCGGTCTCGCCGACCGAGCGGGACAGCACGGCGGCCGAGCCGTCGGGGAACGGGTGCGCCATGGGCAGCCCGGGATGCAGCCACTCCAGGCCGTACCGCTCCAGGGGGAGGCCTCGGAAGGCGGGCGAGTTGATACCGAGCGGGTGCGCGGCCGAGCACGGGTCGTGCCGGAAGCCGGGCAGGGTCAGCTCCTCCGTGCGCGCTCCGCCGCCCACGGTGCCCTGCGCCTCGAACACGGCGACCGAGAAGCCGCGGCGGGCCAGCTCCACGGCGGCGGTCAGTCCGTTCGGTCCCGCACCCACTACGACCGCATCGAGCATCGACGGCACCTTCGGACCCCTTCGTCAGCCGATGGCCACTGGGGATCAGGATATGCCCGGGGTCCGACGGCGCACGGTCTCGGGTGGGCGGGACCGCGCGCCGGGGTTCAGGCCGCCGCCGCGGCGCGGAACGTGCTGGGGCTCTGGCCCCGGTGGCGTTTGAAGGCGGCGCTGAAGCCGAAGGCGTCGGCATAGCCGACGGCCCTGGCGATCCGGGCGATGCTCAGGTCGGTGTCGATCAGCAGTGCCTCGGCGTCGGCCATCCGGCATTCGGTGAGGTAGGCGAGCGGCGGGCGGCCCATCAGCTCGGTGAAGCGTTTGGCGAACAGCGCCCGGGAGACGCCTGCCCGTCCCGCGAGCGAGGCCACCGTCCAGGGCTGGGCGGGCCGGCCGTGGAAGGCGTGCAGGGCGGGGCCGAGGACCGGATCGGCCAGGCCGCGGTACCAGCTGGGCGCGTCGGCGCCGGCCTGGTCGAACCAGTTGCGCAGCGTGCAGACCAGGGCCCAGTCGAGGAGCCGGTCCATCAGAGCCTGGGAACCGGCCGAGAGCCGGGCGGCGTCGGCCGCGGCCGTCTCCAGCCAGGCACAGACCTCGACGTCCTCGTTGACCACCAGGACGGACGGCAGGGTGCGCAGGAGGCGTTCGTGGCGGTGGCCCGAGGCGCGGTAGGCGCCCACGATCAGCGCCGTCGCCCCGTCCGGATCGGTGCCCCAGCGGATGCCGCCGAGGTCCTGCGCGGTGCACTCGGGGTCCGCGGTGAAGCACGCGATCTCGTACTCGGTGTGCGGGCGGTCGACCGTGGCGGGCAGGTCGGCGAGGAGGAACGGCGCGGGACCGCGCACGAGGGCGGTGTCGCCCACGCCGACCGCCCGTGGGGTGCCGTCGGGCAGCAGCAGGGTGCCGCCGCCGCGCAGCACGCTGACCATGGTGAGCGGCGCCCCGTCGGTGAAGCGGATGGTCCAGGGCGCCGTCAGGACGGCGTGGCTGACGACCGAGCCCTCGGCCCGGATGCCGCTCAGCAGTGAACTCAGGGGATCCACGCCGGTCATCGTAGACGATCTCCTATGTCTCGGAGGGTTTCTCCCATGGATCATCCATGCGGCCGCGACTGTACTGGACGCGTCGCACTGACCGAGACCAGCCGGGAGACCCCGTGACGCACCGCAGCAGCAGCAACGACAGGACCGCCCTCGTGGTCGTCGCGCACCACCGCGCCGACTCCCTCACCGCGCACACCGCCCGCCGTACCGCCGACCGGCTCGAGGCCGCCGGATACCGCGTCGACCTGCTCGACCTGCACGCCGAGGGTTTCGACCCGCGGATGACCACGGCGGACCAGCCGGACTGGGGGGACCGGGAGAAGGCGTACTCGGACGAGGCGCGGGCGCACATGCGGCGGGTGCTCGACGCCGACGTGGTCGTCGCCGTCTTCCCGGTGTACTGGCAGAGCGTGCCCGCTCTCCTCAAGGGATGGATCGACCGCGTGTGGAACTACGGCTTCGCCTACGGCCGCAGCAAGCCGCGCCTGGCGGGCAAGCGCATGCTCTGGCTGGGCCTGGCCGGTGCCACCGCCGACGATCCGATCACCGAGGCGATGCACGCCCTCCTGGAGACCAGCCTCAGCGAGGGCATCGCCTCCTACTGCGGCTTCTCCCACTCGGCCGTCGGTCTGCTCACCGACGCCGAGGAGCGCCCGCAGCGCGTCGACGCCGAGGGCGGTCTGCTGGTCGGCGACGCGGTCGCGGGCGCCGAACGGGAGGCGCAGTACGCCGACTTCGACCGTCGTGCGCGGGAGGCGGTGGAGAAGTTCCTCGCCGCGGAGGGGGTGGCGGCCTGACGGCGGGAGAACCGCGCGGCGCGACGGGCGCGACCGGCGCGGGCGGCGCGGGCGTCACAGGTCGAGCTGGTACTCCAGGGCCCGGTGCGTGGGGGCGTAGCCGAGCGCGTCGTTGATGCGGCGCATGTGCGTGTTGCTGTCGGCCGTGTCGGTGACCAGACCGGCGAGATCGGGGTGCTGGGCGCGGGCGAGGCGGATCGACTCGGCCTTCATCCAGCGGCCGAGACCGTGGCCGCGGTGCTCGGGCAGCACACCGGTGCCGTAGTGCAGCCCGTCGCCCTTGCCGTCGCCGGGCACGACGAACTCCGAGAAGCCGGCGACCGAGCCGTCCGACTCGTCGACGACGGCCACCGTGGTGAGCTGCTCCCCGCGGTCGGCGACGGCCCGGGCGGCCGCCAGGACCCGCTCGACGTCCCAGACCACGACGCCGTAGTCGGTGTCGTCCATCGGCATGTCGTCCATCGCGCGGCGCGAGTCGGCGAAGGTCCCGGCCAGGTCGTCCGGGACGGTGCCGCGCCAGGACACCAACCGGTAGCCGGGGTGCGGCCGCTCGACGATCGCGTCGGTCTCCCCGGCCCGGCCGCCGCCCGTGCCGCCCAGGTCGAGCCGGGCGTACGTCAGGGCCAGCACCTTGCGGAAGCCGCTCGCGGCGAGGAAGTGGTCGCCGGGCGTGTCCGCGTCGGCCTGCGCGACGACCGACCGTCGGCCGGCCTCCCGTGCGGCGGCGACCGCCGCGTCGAGGAGCCGCGACCCGACGCCTCTGCGCCGCTCCGCCGCGTGCACGTTCAGCGTCAGCTCCGCCAGGTGGTCCTGCCCTTCCCGGGTGAACACCCGAAGGAACGCGTACCCGAGCGGACCGCCGCCGTCCCCGCAGGCCAGCCAGGCCAGGCGCTGGGCGGACGGGGTGCGGGCGGGATCGGTGAGAGCGGTGACGTGCAGGGACAAGGTGACTCCGGTCGGTCGGCGACGGCTGCTCCGACCGACAGTCGACCATGCGAAGGGCCGCCGGGGCACCGGATTTCCCGGGCGGCGGCCGACGCCCCCTGGGGCTCAGGCCTCGCCCGACAGCAGGGCCACCACCTGCCGGGCCGTGGCCGCGTCGCGGGCGGCGGTGAACGGCAGTTCGTTGCCCCCCGTGATGCGGAAGGGCTCGCCCGTGCGGGTCAGGTGGGTGCCGCCCGCCTCCTCGACCAGGAGAAGACCGGCCGCGTGGTCCCACGCCGCTTCCCAGGAGAAGGCGGTGGCGTCGGACTCGCCGCGGGCGACGGCCAGGTACTCCAGGCCTGCCGAGCCGCAGGGGCGGGGGGCCACGCCCGGGGTGCGCAGGGCGAGCAGGTCGCGCTTCTGCTCGTCCGTCGTGTAGTCCGGGTGGGAGGTGGCCACCCGCAGGTCCCGGCCGGGCTCGGGCGGCCCCGCGTACAGCCGCTCGCCGTCCAGGAAGGCGCCCCCTCCGCGTGCGGCCGTGGCGAGCCGGTCACCGGCCGGGGCGTAGGTCCAGGAGGCGTGCACGACGCCGCGGTGGGCGAGCGCCACCAGCGTGCAGAAGCCCTCCTCGCCGCGCACGAACTGCCGGGTCCCGTCGACCGGGTCGACGATCCACACCGGGGCCTCGCCGCGTATCGCCCCGTACGAAGCCGGGTTCGCGTGCACCGCCTCCTCGCCGACCACCACCGAGCCGGGCAGCAGGTGGGGCAGGACCTCCGTGAGATACAGCTCCGCCTTGCGGTCGGCGTCCGTCACCAGGTCGTGCGGGCCCGCCTTCTGGTCGACCTCGTGTGCCGCGAGCCGGCGCCAGCGCGGCATGATCTCCTGCGCGGCCGCCTTGCGGACGGCCTCCTCCACGTCACCGGTGTGCCGGGCGAGAAACTCGTCGATGGTTTCGTTGTCCTCGATCATGACTCCATGAGAGCACGCGCCACTGACAATCCCCGCCCGGGTGGTGTACTCCGGGTGGAATCGGTACGAACATCAGGTGTACGCGCGTGCCTGCCGGTCAGCGGCCCACCGCGTACCCCTGCATGCCGCGCGGGTTCGCCGCCGCCGACAGCACGCCCGTCTCCGGGTCCCGGGCGACGGCGCACAGCCGGCCCTCCGACCACGCCTCCCCCACCGTCACGTCGTGCCCGCGGCGCCGCAGCTCCTCGACGACCTCCGGCGGCATGCGGGACTCCACGGTGACCGAGCCCGCCCGCATGCCGCGCGGGAAGAAGGAACCGGGGAAGCTGTCGTTGTGCCAGTTCGGGGCGTCGATCGCGCCCTGGAGGTCGAGTCCGCCCCGCACCCGCGCGCGCAGCGCGACCGCCAGGAAGAAGTGTGCCTGCCACTGGTCCTGCTGGTCGCCGCCGGGGGTGCCGAAGGCCATGACCGGCACTCCGTCGCGCAGGGCGATGGAGGGCGTGAGCGTGGTGCGCGGGCGACGGCCCGGTGTGAGCGAGTTGGGCAGGCCCTCCTCCAGCCAGGTCATCTGGAGCCGGGTGCCGAGCGGGAAGCCCAGTTCGGGCACGACGGGGTTGGACTGGAGCCAGCCGCCGCTGGGCGTGGCCGAGACCATGTTGCCCCAGCGGTCCACGATGTCGAGGTGGCAGGTGTCGCCGCGGGTGCCCCCGTCGGCCGCGACGTCCGGCTCCCCCGGCACCGGGGACGCCGGGCCCTTGGCGACCGTCGGTTCACCGACCCCGAGGGCGTCGAGGCCCTCCCCCTCCACGGCGGCGACGAGCGCGTGGGCGGCGAGCCGCGGGACGCGCCCGCCCGGGGCGCCGGGGCGCAGTTCGAAGGAGGCCTTGTCGCCGACGAGCCGCCGCCGCTCCGCGTTGTACTCCGGCGACAGCAGCTCCTCGAGCGGTACGCGGTCCGCGCCGTCGGCGTCTCCGTACCAGGCCTCCCGGTCGGCCATGGCGAGCTTGCAGCCCTCGACCAGCAGGTGGACGTAGTCGGCGGAGGCGTAGGCGGGCAGTTCGGGCGGGAGCAGCGCCAACTGCTGGAGCAGGACTGGTCCCTGGCTCCACGGTCCGGCCTTGCACAGGGTCCAGCCGTTCCAGTCGTACGTCGCCGGGGCCTCGTAGTGCGCCGACCACCCGGCGAGGTCGGCGGCGGTGAGGGTGCCCGTGTGGCGTTCGCCGCTGGTGTCCAGGGTGGGCCGCCCGGCCTGCCGTACGAGGGCCTCGGCGACGAACCCCGAGCGCCAGATCTCCCGCGCGGCGTCGATCTCCGCCTCCCTGTT includes:
- a CDS encoding ABC transporter permease yields the protein MAEITAGKPRGAAPAWRSRGDDRRSHRALRLRTSAVLLTVTVLAVLLVPPLVRLDQQAVDLAAKLQAPGWAHPFGTDDVGRDLLLRCVYGLRVSLLVGVAAALTATVVGTAVGATAGALGGWVDRGVMRVVDALSSVPHLLMGIFIVAMFRPGVWPVVASVALTHWLSTARIVRAEVLSLRARPHIDAAVSGGASRWRVAVRHLLPGVLPQAALAAVLMVPHAMWHESALSFLGLGLPTHTASLGNLIQEARGSLLAGQWWPTLFPGLFIIVPTLAVAGLAGAWRERINPRRRSELML
- a CDS encoding oligopeptide/dipeptide ABC transporter ATP-binding protein, whose product is MTGRAPVLSVRGLSVRFLMPGGRRVAAVTDAHFDVAPGECLALIGESGCGKSVLASALLGLLPGNAQTAGRALLGDLDLLAADERTLARTVRGRLIGLVPQSPAAHLTPVRTVRSQLEETVAELTGVRGGRKVLREAAEAAAERAAFPADHLDHHPHELSGGLAQRAATALALVGDAPLLLADEPTTGLDRDLVDRTVDELRRHVDNAEGKGARGDAGSRALLMITHDLAAAARIADRIAVMYAGRIVELADADAFFGAPGPRHPYSRGLLDALPDRAFTPVPGLPPELGALPGGCAFAARCDRATDACADLPPLRHAVACHHPHAALTEAADRA
- a CDS encoding RICIN domain-containing protein; protein product: MSLWTSLEPASATVDPGSSTRVRLRVRNTGDVVDEYRFEPVGDMAPWTTVEPQMLRLYPGTTGTVELTFAPPRTPDAVAGPHPYAVRITPTEHPDAVTVPEGNLTITAFSEVRAELVPVTVKGRFRGRPRLAVDNLGNTKVTASLTGSDTGDHLSYEIRPSNVQIEPGRAAFVETTLKPRQVIWFGAKQERPYTLAVRRSGVEPTDVEGTYVQRGFLPRWLATFLGIALALAIAFVMIWIAYKPQVRTSATEQTEQAGAALAPSPSATPELLPSTAGSAPAEQPQAQQPPTREPEDEGGAGGEAAPAPEKREQPEKETSGGGGGDEKPDVEAPEPVAPGTTIYGHASNRCIEVAGHKWRDGAPLQIADCTGKNWQKWDFRPDGTIRSLGLCMDATWGGTANGTVVQVAVCSGNPAQQFILAGPRDLVNVQANKCVDVVDEKTGNGARLQLWECSGRDNQKWSTR
- a CDS encoding ABC transporter ATP-binding protein, with product MLELRTVTAGYARNAPVFRDVSLSVAPGEAVGLLGPSGCGKSTLARVAALLHQPDAGALHLDGTPVRHWRHRAPREQRTAFGVVFQQARLSADPRLRLADLIAEPLRATGRREGAADRVAELSATVGLTADLLTRRPHEVSDGQLQRACLARALVLRPRWLVCDEMTAMLDASTTAALVRVVEDYRAATGAGLLAVGHDRVLLDRWCDRTVEWASLVSAAER
- a CDS encoding ABC transporter substrate-binding protein; translated protein: MTARRTRWTRRTDRSLPIRSAAAAVAFAAGATACSAPTGGGGDGGTEAAESVVIGVASEPDTLSPLLGYGKDGNSKIFDGLLARDTDLELKPALAAALPKVTDDGRTYTFTLREGVKFSDGEPLTAGDVVYTYRTVLDEKTNNTARSELDAVENVRASGDGTVVFTLKYPYAPFAARTVLPIVPEHVAGKQDPNTGDFNTEPVGTGPYVLTDWSKGEKLGFRANPHYWGDKPAVKSFTMAVIADDNVRATRLRSGDLDGAVLPPNLAATFEKDDGRRTYRARSYDFRAVTLPSAGQVTGDRAIRRALDAAVDRQAMVDKILDGAGRPAYGPLPVDDPWYERGIERPRDLAAAGRILDEAGWKPGSGGIRARDGQRASFTLYYPSGDKVRQDHVLAYASDAKKAGIEVKVEGATWEVIEPRMKTDAVLAGLGSVGDPDFGLYTLLHSTLAGDGFNNMAHYANPAVDEALDAGRRSQDPKVRAAAYREIQKALVADPGYTFLTHIDHLYVLADRWDGLTTQLEPHEHGFASGPWWNIEDWRPKK
- a CDS encoding ABC transporter permease, with product MARLAGRRALFAVPVVLVVTFGAFALAAASPFDPVRAYAGTAALGADQETLDRLRDNLGVDESFVARWWHWLTSALTGDLGHSSVLRQPVTQVIGERLVWSALLCAVAFAVAVGLGVLLGVLAARRPGSVLDRAVTSLAYTLEAAPVFWIALLAVWLFALQWDVLPAGGLTDTASQQVTPGQVAGHIVLPAGVLAVSQLPWFTLYVRQGVGDALAEDPVRGARARGLGEGTVLVGHALRSGLLPVLTLIGSRVPELITGALLVESVFSWPGIAAATVEAATAVDFPLLAALTVLATVAVLAGNLLADLLYGLFDPRVKLSEM
- a CDS encoding O-acetyl-ADP-ribose deacetylase, translating into MTGITLVQGDITRQSADAIVNAANSSLLGGGGVDGAIHRRGGPAILAECRRLRAGHLGKGLPTGRAVATTAGDLDARWVIHTVGPVWSATEDRSGLLASCYRESLRTADELGARTVAFPAISTGVYRWPMDDAARIAVETVATSGTSVTEVRFVLFDARAYEAFAARLG